From a single Nothobranchius furzeri strain GRZ-AD chromosome 7, NfurGRZ-RIMD1, whole genome shotgun sequence genomic region:
- the bhlhe22 gene encoding class E basic helix-loop-helix protein 22: protein MDRRLNLSGGAGDIFHKTLSAVSNKKMDPFRSIELPTRDRQSPMSCFDQADPDPIQPGGLAGSRGGTLGLPTGSLCVNYGESANRTSAAESSGGEQSPDDDSDGRCDMVLLTDVRTAAGGKAEGGKKTKEQKLLRLNINARERRRMHDLNDALDELRAVIPYAHSPSVRKLSKIATLLLAKNYILMQAQALEEMRRLVAYLNQGQAISAASIPATTALAAPGLGAYEQPPGYPFPSGVAASSCPDKCALFNNATSSLCKQCTDKP from the coding sequence ATGGACAGGAGGCTGAACCTGAGCGGAGGCGCGGGGGACATTTTTCACAAAACTCTCAGCGCCGTGTCCAACAAAAAGATGGACCCCTTCAGATCCATCGAGCTGCCGACCAGAGACCGACAGTCTCCAATGAGCTGCTTCGATCAGGCGGACCCGGACCCGATTCAGCCGGGGGGACTGGCTGGGAGCAGAGGGGGTACGCTGGGTCTGCCGACCGGATCTTTGTGCGTCAATTACGGGGAGAGCGCCAACAGGACCTCCGCGGCGGAGAGCAGCGGCGGAGAGCAGAGCCCCGACGATGACAGTGACGGCCGGTGCGATATGGTCCTCCTGACCGATGTGCGCACCGCGGCCGGGGGGAAAGCAGAGGGAGGTAAGAAAACCAAAGAGCAGAAGTTACTGAGGCTTAACATCAACGCCAGGGAGAGACGGCGGATGCACGACCTGAACGACGCACTGGACGAGCTCCGGGCGGTCATCCCGTACGCGCACAGCCCGTCGGTGCGCAAACTCTCCAAAATCGCCACTTTACTCCTCGCCAAGAACTACATCCTCATGCAGGCGCAGGCGCTGGAGGAAATGAGGAGGCTGGTGGCGTACCTGAACCAGGGCCAGGCCATCTCCGCAGCTTCCATACCGGCCACCACCGCGCTGGCGGCGCCCGGCCTGGGCGCGTATGAGCAGCCGCCCGGTTACCCCTTCCCGAGCGGTGTGGCCGCGTCCTCCTGCCCAGATAAATGTGCCCTGTTCAACAACGCCACCTCCAGCCTGTGCAAACAGTGCACTGACAAGCCTTAA